From Drosophila yakuba strain Tai18E2 chromosome 2L, Prin_Dyak_Tai18E2_2.1, whole genome shotgun sequence, one genomic window encodes:
- the LOC6528838 gene encoding peptidyl-alpha-hydroxyglycine alpha-amidating lyase 1 isoform X2 has translation MHSTDSAKCQGSKSLAICCLLLHLLLFIRPAVSQTQSPPRYLQNADNNSNNNERLHQILKGSGAGSGATQLNWPQPTKQNNHDIKTELAKLNSTYVYQNAWPANNVKLGAVTAVSFDLAGNVVIFHRVDRVWGQNTFDNMNQFQEKYRGPIRESTVLALEPATGKVQYDWGKNFFYMPHGLTVDPEDNVWLTDVAMHQVFKFPPRGGDGKPVLTLGDAFQPGSGRKFCKPTSVAVLDNGDFFVADGYCNARILKYSREGELILSWGRNSFSGVSYDVAPKNFFAIPHALTLVPELQLLCAADRENGRVQCFSWNNGTFHSQYHNQLIGDRLFSMAYTPAAGGQLVIVNGPAAELGIHPEHYNEVHGFVLSMRSKQLVSKFGPNNLEFQNPHDVAVTADGNEIYVAELNPMRIHKFVHRSLAKPMSLSATKDSSNSAINRAVVMDQATPEAVHHPSGKAILVASLMLLFAGSTFALALIFARRRKRVHARSQIYA, from the exons ATGCATTCCACCGACAGCGCCAAGTGCCAAGGCAGCAAGTCCTTGGCAATCTGTTGCCTGCTTCTCCACCTCCTACTCTTTATCCGACCAGCAGTGTCGCAG ACTCAAAGTCCGCCGCGTTATCTGCAGAATGCGGACAacaacagtaacaacaacGAACGCCTGCACCAGATTCTCAAAGGATCCGGGGCAGGATCGGGTGCCACGCAGCTTAACTGGCCTCAGCCGACTAAGCAAAATAATCACGACATCAAGACTGAGCTGGCCAAGCTGAACAGCA CTTACGTCTACCAGAACGCCTGGCCGGCAAACAATGTGAAACTGGGTGCAGTGACAGCCGTAAGCTTTGACCTGGCCGGCAACGTGGTCATCTTCCATCGCGTGGACCGCGTTTGGGGACAGAACACTTTCGACAACATGAACCAATTCCAGGAGAAGTACCGCGGACCCATAAGAGAGAGCACCGTCCTCGCACTGGAGCCCGCAACAGGCAAAGTGCAATATGACTGGGGCAAGAACTT TTTTTATATGCCACATGGCCTAACCGTGGACCCCGAAGACAACGTTTGGCTAACAGACGTTGCCATGCACCAGGTTTTCAAGTTCCCGCCCCGTGGAGGCGATGGAAAACCTGTGCTGACTCTGGGCGATGCTTTCCAGCCCGGCTCTGGACGAAAATTCTGCAAGCCCACCTCGGTGGCGGTTTTGGATAACGGCGACTTCTTCGTGGCGGATGGATACTGCAATGCCCGCATCCTTAAGTACTCACGAGAAGGCGAACTCATCCTCTCCTGGGGACGGAACAGCTTTTCTGGCGTATCCTACGACGTGGCGCCCAAGAACTTCTTCGCGATTCCCCACGCTCTGACTCTTGTCCCGGAGTTGCAGCTTCTTTGCGCAGCTGATAGAGAGAATGGGCGTGTTCAGTGCTTCTCCTGGAACAATGGCACCTTTCACTCGCAGTACCACAACCAGCTGATAGGGGACCGCCTCTTTAGTATGGCTTACACCCCGGCAGCGG GTGGGCAGCTGGTCATTGTGAACGGACCAGCCGCCGAGTTAGGCATTCATCCTGAGCACTATAACGAGGTGCACGGCTTCGTGCTAAGTATGCGCAGCAAGCAACTGGTGTCTAAGTTCGGTCCCAATAACCTGGAGTTCCAAAACCCGCACGACGTGGCCGTTACAGCCGACGGCAATGAAATCTACGTGGCCGAGCTGAATCCTATGCGCATCCACAAGTTCGTGCACCGATCGCTCGCCAAACCAATGTCCTTGTCGGCCACCAAGGACTCTAGCAACAGCGCTATTAACCGAGCTGTGGTAATGGACCAGGCTACTCCAGAGGCTGTGCACCACCCCAGTGGCAAAGCCATTCTAGTGGCTTCGCTTATGCTTCTTTTTGCTGGCTCTACCTTTGCCTTGGCTTTGATCTTCGCGCGGCGAAGGAAACGAG TGCACGCCAGATCGCAGATCTATGCATGA
- the LOC6528841 gene encoding eukaryotic translation initiation factor 3 subunit J, translating to MADDWESAADSEVVIRPTGAASVNKWEGEDEDEDIKDSWEDEEEKKDEEKPTKTEAPAKPKPNKALKAKLEQQARLEEEAEAQRVANLSPAEKLAEKLRLQKIQEASDLKHAQEAFGVTSTCGGLDAFNPESKEEFKEFGATLSWKVSQFRESEHFPQFVEDLVRSLCVNLSAADIKKVKMNVEILHSEKLKLEKANAKKPAGKGKGKVTLRTENDDIDGYQKYGNDFTEDYDDFM from the exons ATGGCCGACGATTGGG AATCCGCAGCAGACAGCGAGGTGGTCATCCGGCCGACTGGTGCCGCCAGCGTAAACAAGTGGGAGGgcgaggacgaggatgaggacaTCAAG GACAGCTgggaggacgaggaggagaaAAAGGACGAGGAGAAGCCCACGAAAACAGAAGCCCCAGCCAAACCGAAGCCAAATAAGGCGCTAAAAGCCAAACTGGAACAGCAGGCG CGCCTAGAGGAGGAAGCGGAGGCACAACGTGTGGCCAACCTATCGCCTGCAGAAAAGTTGGCTGAGAAGCTGCGATTGCAAAAAATCCAGGAGGCCTCTGATCTCAAGCATGCTCAGGAGGCGTTTGGCGTGACGAGTACGTGCGGAGGCCTAGACGCCTTCAACCCGGAGAGCAAGGAGGAGTTCAAGGAGTTCGGCGCAACGCTCAGCTGGAAGGTGTCGCAGTTCCGCGAGTCGGAGCACTTCCCCCAGTTCGTTGAGGATCTGGTGCGCAGTCTATGCGTGAATC TGAGCGCCGCTGACATCAAAAAGGTCAAGATGAACGTGGAAATCTTGCACTCGGAAAAGCTGAAGCTGGAAAAGGCCAATGCCAAGAAGCCCGCTGGAAAAGGCAAGGGCAAGGTCACTCTCCGCACCGAAAACGAC GATATTGACGGTTACCAAAAGTACGGAAATGACTTCACCGAGGACTATGACGACTTCATGTGA
- the LOC6528840 gene encoding spaetzle-processing enzyme, with amino-acid sequence MSMLNLMLRPRAMTNYQRAQFRNTYCGIDNNAKELVHRALVCCPRIQSWDLPDTSVCGQSPPTPYIVGGYEALPNEFPWTSLLLYKTDVPSLRDRRPPICAGSLITNRYVLTAAHCLEVNNFTVTEVRLGAHFISTSSDKTESEQKKGAPTHLDIKVSLSIKHEQYYPINGRYHYNDIALLRLESWVAYTTNIKPICISPDFELAYSSFENRSLKIAGWGSYGGPGYSSVLLSGTIIGMNMENCSSRFPSLGILDKDIQICAMGQHGTDTGRGDSGGPLMLSVGRDVHQFYYLAGITSYGGGPPYGSGPAIYTKTSSFFRWITDKIYETEKAAHKTNLITRY; translated from the exons ATGTCCATGCTAAACCTCATGCTACGCCCCAGGGCCATGACAAACTATCAGAGAGCCCAATTTAGAAACACATATTGCGGCATTGATAATAATGCTAAAGAGCTCGTGCACAGGGCTTTAGTCTGCTGCCCGAGGATTCAGAGTTGGGATCTACCAGATACAAGCGTCTGCGGGCAGAGTCCTCCTACTCCTTATATTGTGGGTGGCTATGAGGCACTACCGAACGAGTTTCCCTGGACTTCCCTGCTGCTCTACAAAACTGACGTACCCTCGCTTCGGGACAGGCGTCCCCCTATTTGTGCGGGCTCCTTGATCACGAACCGCTATGTCCTGACGGCAGCCCATTGTTTGGAGGTAAATAACTTCACTGTCACAGAAGTGCGCCTCGGCGCTCACTTTATATCGACAAGTTCTGACAAGACGGAAAGCGAGCAAAAAAAAGGCGCTCCAACGCACCTGGACATCAAAGTGAGTCTGAGCATCAAGCACGAACAGTACTACCCGATCAATGGAAGGTACCACTACAACGACATTGCTCTGTTGCGACTCGAAAGTTGGGTAGC ATATACCACTAACATCAAACCCATATGTATCAGTCCTGACTTTGAATTAGCATACTCCTCTTTTGAAAACCGGTCTTTGAAAATTGCTGGCTGGGGCAGTTACGGTGGGCCGGGCTACAGCTCAGTATTGCTGTCCGGCACCATCATTGGAATGAATATGGAAAATTGCTCAAGTCGGTTTCCCAGCCTAGGAATCCTCGATAAGGACATCCAGATATGTGCCATGGGACAGCATGGCACCGACACCGGACGCGGCGATTCCGGTGGCCCGCTGATGCTCTCAGTGGGACGGGACGTTCATCAATTTTATTACCTAGCCGGAATAACCTCCTACGGAGGAGGTCCTCCGTATGGAAGTGGACCAGCGATTTACACAAAGACTTCTTCATTTTTTCGTTGGATAACGGATAAAATATACGAGACCGAAAAAGCAGCAcacaaaactaatttaattacaagatATTAA
- the LOC6528837 gene encoding uncharacterized protein LOC6528837 produces MSQTDLNKSIEIITKTEELADKILVNKQELTVMDKRRQETRQAMRLMEKSEDKKVWITVGSMLVKMEREKALNLLKKDQQQIEQQINMIYSDQKVLVNKHRDLEFKSPFSGTHLKPLEKKEFDALKANLPLL; encoded by the exons ATGTCGCAAACAGATCTGAACAAAAGCATTGAGATAATAACCAAGACCGAGGAGTTGGCCGATAAAATTCTAGTCAACAAGCAGGAACTGACGGTAATGGATAAACGCCGCCAGGAAACCCGGCAGGCAATGCGGTTAATGGAAAAGTCGGAGGACAAAAAAGTTTGGATTACGGTTGGCAGTATGCTAGTTAAAATGGAGCGGGAAAAAGCATTAAACCTGCTTAAGAAAG ATCAACAGCAAATAGAGCAGCAAATCAACATGATATACTCAGACCAGAAAGTTCTGGTAAACAAACATCGCGATTTGGAGTTCAAATCGCCCTTCTCGGGAACACATCTTAAGCCCTTAGAAAAGAAGGAGTTCGACGCTCTAAAAGCTAATCTCCCATTgctttga
- the LOC6528838 gene encoding peptidyl-alpha-hydroxyglycine alpha-amidating lyase 1 isoform X3 has protein sequence MHSTDSAKCQGSKSLAICCLLLHLLLFIRPAVSQTQSPPRYLQNADNNSNNNERLHQILKGSGAGSGATQLNWPQPTKQNNHDIKTELAKLNSTYVYQNAWPANNVKLGAVTAVSFDLAGNVVIFHRVDRVWGQNTFDNMNQFQEKYRGPIRESTVLALEPATGKVQYDWGKNFFYMPHGLTVDPEDNVWLTDVAMHQVFKFPPRGGDGKPVLTLGDAFQPGSGRKFCKPTSVAVLDNGDFFVADGYCNARILKYSREGELILSWGRNSFSGVSYDVAPKNFFAIPHALTLVPELQLLCAADRENGRVQCFSWNNGTFHSQYHNQLIGDRLFSMAYTPAAGGQLVIVNGPAAELGIHPEHYNEVHGFVLSMRSKQLVSKFGPNNLEFQNPHDVAVTADGNEIYVAELNPMRIHKFVHRSLAKPMSLSATKDSSNSAINRAVVMDQATPEAVHHPSGKAILVASLMLLFAGSTFALALIFARRRKRGNQANSSTTSSDLVYRKLTASNQSCLPFGARSRRHAWEKSDGFKLGGLLDRDRNGFEKLDQQASDEEQETKTLASAQYA, from the exons ATGCATTCCACCGACAGCGCCAAGTGCCAAGGCAGCAAGTCCTTGGCAATCTGTTGCCTGCTTCTCCACCTCCTACTCTTTATCCGACCAGCAGTGTCGCAG ACTCAAAGTCCGCCGCGTTATCTGCAGAATGCGGACAacaacagtaacaacaacGAACGCCTGCACCAGATTCTCAAAGGATCCGGGGCAGGATCGGGTGCCACGCAGCTTAACTGGCCTCAGCCGACTAAGCAAAATAATCACGACATCAAGACTGAGCTGGCCAAGCTGAACAGCA CTTACGTCTACCAGAACGCCTGGCCGGCAAACAATGTGAAACTGGGTGCAGTGACAGCCGTAAGCTTTGACCTGGCCGGCAACGTGGTCATCTTCCATCGCGTGGACCGCGTTTGGGGACAGAACACTTTCGACAACATGAACCAATTCCAGGAGAAGTACCGCGGACCCATAAGAGAGAGCACCGTCCTCGCACTGGAGCCCGCAACAGGCAAAGTGCAATATGACTGGGGCAAGAACTT TTTTTATATGCCACATGGCCTAACCGTGGACCCCGAAGACAACGTTTGGCTAACAGACGTTGCCATGCACCAGGTTTTCAAGTTCCCGCCCCGTGGAGGCGATGGAAAACCTGTGCTGACTCTGGGCGATGCTTTCCAGCCCGGCTCTGGACGAAAATTCTGCAAGCCCACCTCGGTGGCGGTTTTGGATAACGGCGACTTCTTCGTGGCGGATGGATACTGCAATGCCCGCATCCTTAAGTACTCACGAGAAGGCGAACTCATCCTCTCCTGGGGACGGAACAGCTTTTCTGGCGTATCCTACGACGTGGCGCCCAAGAACTTCTTCGCGATTCCCCACGCTCTGACTCTTGTCCCGGAGTTGCAGCTTCTTTGCGCAGCTGATAGAGAGAATGGGCGTGTTCAGTGCTTCTCCTGGAACAATGGCACCTTTCACTCGCAGTACCACAACCAGCTGATAGGGGACCGCCTCTTTAGTATGGCTTACACCCCGGCAGCGG GTGGGCAGCTGGTCATTGTGAACGGACCAGCCGCCGAGTTAGGCATTCATCCTGAGCACTATAACGAGGTGCACGGCTTCGTGCTAAGTATGCGCAGCAAGCAACTGGTGTCTAAGTTCGGTCCCAATAACCTGGAGTTCCAAAACCCGCACGACGTGGCCGTTACAGCCGACGGCAATGAAATCTACGTGGCCGAGCTGAATCCTATGCGCATCCACAAGTTCGTGCACCGATCGCTCGCCAAACCAATGTCCTTGTCGGCCACCAAGGACTCTAGCAACAGCGCTATTAACCGAGCTGTGGTAATGGACCAGGCTACTCCAGAGGCTGTGCACCACCCCAGTGGCAAAGCCATTCTAGTGGCTTCGCTTATGCTTCTTTTTGCTGGCTCTACCTTTGCCTTGGCTTTGATCTTCGCGCGGCGAAGGAAACGAGGTAACCAAGCGAACAGCTCAACTACGTCCAGCGACCTGGTGTACCGAAAGCTGACTGCTTCCAACCAGA GTTGCCTCCCCTTTGGCGCTCGCAGTCGTCGTCACGCGTGGGAGAAAAGCGATGGCTTCAAGCTGGGCGGACTTCTCGATCGGGATCGCAACGGATTCGAAAAGCTGGACCAGCAGGCCAGCGACGAAGAGCAGGAGACGAAGACACTGGCGAGTGCCCAGTATGCCTAG
- the LOC6528838 gene encoding peptidyl-alpha-hydroxyglycine alpha-amidating lyase 1 isoform X1, with amino-acid sequence MHSTDSAKCQGSKSLAICCLLLHLLLFIRPAVSQTQSPPRYLQNADNNSNNNERLHQILKGSGAGSGATQLNWPQPTKQNNHDIKTELAKLNSTYVYQNAWPANNVKLGAVTAVSFDLAGNVVIFHRVDRVWGQNTFDNMNQFQEKYRGPIRESTVLALEPATGKVQYDWGKNFFYMPHGLTVDPEDNVWLTDVAMHQVFKFPPRGGDGKPVLTLGDAFQPGSGRKFCKPTSVAVLDNGDFFVADGYCNARILKYSREGELILSWGRNSFSGVSYDVAPKNFFAIPHALTLVPELQLLCAADRENGRVQCFSWNNGTFHSQYHNQLIGDRLFSMAYTPAAGGQLVIVNGPAAELGIHPEHYNEVHGFVLSMRSKQLVSKFGPNNLEFQNPHDVAVTADGNEIYVAELNPMRIHKFVHRSLAKPMSLSATKDSSNSAINRAVVMDQATPEAVHHPSGKAILVASLMLLFAGSTFALALIFARRRKRGCLPFGARSRRHAWEKSDGFKLGGLLDRDRNGFEKLDQQASDEEQETKTLASAQYA; translated from the exons ATGCATTCCACCGACAGCGCCAAGTGCCAAGGCAGCAAGTCCTTGGCAATCTGTTGCCTGCTTCTCCACCTCCTACTCTTTATCCGACCAGCAGTGTCGCAG ACTCAAAGTCCGCCGCGTTATCTGCAGAATGCGGACAacaacagtaacaacaacGAACGCCTGCACCAGATTCTCAAAGGATCCGGGGCAGGATCGGGTGCCACGCAGCTTAACTGGCCTCAGCCGACTAAGCAAAATAATCACGACATCAAGACTGAGCTGGCCAAGCTGAACAGCA CTTACGTCTACCAGAACGCCTGGCCGGCAAACAATGTGAAACTGGGTGCAGTGACAGCCGTAAGCTTTGACCTGGCCGGCAACGTGGTCATCTTCCATCGCGTGGACCGCGTTTGGGGACAGAACACTTTCGACAACATGAACCAATTCCAGGAGAAGTACCGCGGACCCATAAGAGAGAGCACCGTCCTCGCACTGGAGCCCGCAACAGGCAAAGTGCAATATGACTGGGGCAAGAACTT TTTTTATATGCCACATGGCCTAACCGTGGACCCCGAAGACAACGTTTGGCTAACAGACGTTGCCATGCACCAGGTTTTCAAGTTCCCGCCCCGTGGAGGCGATGGAAAACCTGTGCTGACTCTGGGCGATGCTTTCCAGCCCGGCTCTGGACGAAAATTCTGCAAGCCCACCTCGGTGGCGGTTTTGGATAACGGCGACTTCTTCGTGGCGGATGGATACTGCAATGCCCGCATCCTTAAGTACTCACGAGAAGGCGAACTCATCCTCTCCTGGGGACGGAACAGCTTTTCTGGCGTATCCTACGACGTGGCGCCCAAGAACTTCTTCGCGATTCCCCACGCTCTGACTCTTGTCCCGGAGTTGCAGCTTCTTTGCGCAGCTGATAGAGAGAATGGGCGTGTTCAGTGCTTCTCCTGGAACAATGGCACCTTTCACTCGCAGTACCACAACCAGCTGATAGGGGACCGCCTCTTTAGTATGGCTTACACCCCGGCAGCGG GTGGGCAGCTGGTCATTGTGAACGGACCAGCCGCCGAGTTAGGCATTCATCCTGAGCACTATAACGAGGTGCACGGCTTCGTGCTAAGTATGCGCAGCAAGCAACTGGTGTCTAAGTTCGGTCCCAATAACCTGGAGTTCCAAAACCCGCACGACGTGGCCGTTACAGCCGACGGCAATGAAATCTACGTGGCCGAGCTGAATCCTATGCGCATCCACAAGTTCGTGCACCGATCGCTCGCCAAACCAATGTCCTTGTCGGCCACCAAGGACTCTAGCAACAGCGCTATTAACCGAGCTGTGGTAATGGACCAGGCTACTCCAGAGGCTGTGCACCACCCCAGTGGCAAAGCCATTCTAGTGGCTTCGCTTATGCTTCTTTTTGCTGGCTCTACCTTTGCCTTGGCTTTGATCTTCGCGCGGCGAAGGAAACGAG GTTGCCTCCCCTTTGGCGCTCGCAGTCGTCGTCACGCGTGGGAGAAAAGCGATGGCTTCAAGCTGGGCGGACTTCTCGATCGGGATCGCAACGGATTCGAAAAGCTGGACCAGCAGGCCAGCGACGAAGAGCAGGAGACGAAGACACTGGCGAGTGCCCAGTATGCCTAG
- the LOC6528839 gene encoding prenylated Rab acceptor protein 1 translates to MAQTSGNLSGHMQPPPPSGGRFSVDLQSLPSLSNLPSPLQIFQMVRNSLRPWAVFFNINNFKTAVSMQRLNSRVIRNLSYFQANYVFIFFVLMIYCLITAPCILLVILAAAFGCHKLRVRNSNITIVGQQLTPSQQIIALNLATAPVLFLVGAGAVLFWTLGASCFVIAMHAIFYNIDAIVTEENEGFLAQVV, encoded by the exons ATGGCTCAGACTAGCGGGAATTTGTCCGGCCATATGCAGCCGCCTCCGCCTTCAGGAGGCAGGTTCTCCGTGGACCTTCAAAG CCTGCCCTCTCTATCCAACCTTCCGTCACCACTGCAGATCTTCCAAATGGTCCGGAACTCCCTGCGACCCTGGGCAGTCTTCTTCAACATCAACAACTTCAAAACGGCCGTCAGCATGCAGCGGTTGAATAGCCGGGTTATTCGGAATCTCTCCTACTTTCAGGCCAACTAcgtttttatcttttttgtaCTGATGATCTACTGCCT CATCACGGCTCCCTGTATACTGCTGGTCATCCTGGCTGCCGCCTTTGGCTGCCATAAGTTGCGCGtgcgcaacagcaacatcaccaTCGTGGGACAACAATTGACACCCAGCCAGCAGATCATCGCACTCAATCTGGCGACGGCACCTGTGCTTTTCCTGGTGGGCGCGGGAGCGGTTTTGTTTTGGACCCTGGGTGCTTCATGCTTCGTAATCGCTATGCATGCTATATTCTACAACATCGATGCTATTGTAACGGAGGAGAATGAGGGCTTCCTCGCCCAGGTCGTCTGA